The genomic window GAAGGCGCGCGTATCGCAGTGGTCGACCCTGAGCTGCGCACGCGCGAATACGCACGCCGCGCTGTCAGGAGGTTCGGGCACCAACCCGCGGCCTTTGCGAGCACCGCGGAGATGGCCGATGCGGGAACCGCATCGCCGTCCAGATTCGACATGGTCTTTCTGGCGGTGGCGAGCGACGCCGAGTCGTCCGTCCTGCAGCTGCAGCAGGTCAAGGCGCTGGTGGGGCACCAGACGCCGGTGTTGTGCCTTGCTTCGCGCAAGCAGTTGTCGTCGCTTTCGGATCTGCACTGGAACGCGACCAACGAAGTGATCGTGAGCCCGACCTCGTTCATCGAGTTCTGCTGCGTGGCGCGCATGTTCATGCGGCGCTTCGGCGTGAGCGTGCCCGACGCCGACCCGACGTGGGACTGCTATCGTTTTTCTCTCACGAGCGACGTCGTGGAGGTGTCGGGCGAAAGGGAACATCTGCGTGCAGTCGAGTTCGACCTTGCGCTCGAGCTTTTCTGCCATGCGGGCCACACGCTCACGCGCGACTGGCTGTATTCGACCGTGTGGGACAAGGGCGAAGACACGCAGTCGCGCTCGCTGGACGTCAGCATTTCCCGCCTGCGGCGCACCCTGGACCTGAAGGCCAACGGCTGGGACTTGCGGGCGGTGCAGGGCCTGGGATACCGACTGGAGCGGCTCCACGAAAAAAAGCGTGCCACTGCCTCGCCAGGCGCGCGCGTGTAGAACTTGTCCTGCATCAAACGTGGAAGGCGGATGGCAAGGGGCGTTTTCCCGGCTGTGAAACTGCCGTTTCCAACAACCTGGAGAGCCCGATGCCGGACGATATGGAGATTCGCGTTCCGCAGAACGACGAGCACATCGACATCACCGACCTGAAAGAGGTCGACTACTGGACCAAGTGGTTCGGCGTCAGCGAGACCCGGCTCCGGTTGGCGGTTGCATCCGCGGGCACCTACAAGGACGACCTGCGGGTCTACCTTGGCCTTCCCTGAAAAGCAGCGGGGTCGCGGGCCGGTCTTGGGCCGCACCTCCTGAGGGATGGCTGAATCCAAGGTTGCCATCTACGGCGCGATCGGCGCCAACGTGGCCATTGCCGCGACCAAGTTCGTGGTGGCCGGAATCACCGGCAGTTCGGCCATGCTGTCGGAAGGCATCCACTCCGCGGTCGACACCTTCAACGGCGTATTGCTGCTGGTGGGAATCAGGCTGAGCCAGCGGCCCGCAACGCCCGAGCATCCGTTCGGCCATGGCAAGGAGCTCTACTTCTGGAGCCTGATCGTCGCAGTGCTCATCTTCGGGCTGGGCGGCGGCGTGTCTTTCTACGAAGGCATCCAGCACATCCGCAACCCGGAGCCGATGCGCGATGCGACCTGGAACTACGTCGTGCTGGCCCTGGCCTTCATCTTCGAAGGCACGAGCTTTCTCATTGCGTTGCGGCAATTCCGGGCCCAGGCGCAGGGTGTGCCTTTCTGGCGTGCGCTCGGGCAAAGCAAGGACCCGACCACCTATACCGTGCTGGCCGAAGATTCCGCGGCGCTCATCGGCCTGGCGGTGGCCGCGCTGGGCATCTACCTGAGCCACCGCTTCGGCCTGCCTGAGCTCGACGGCGCGGCCTCGGTGGTGATCGGCCTGCTGCTGGCCGGCGTGGCGGTGCTGCTGATCGGCCAGGCGCGCGGGCTTCTCATCGGCGAGGGCATTCGCCCCGAAACCGCGAGGGCCATCCGCAGCCTGGCCATGGAGCAGCCCAGCGTCAGCGATGTCGGCCATGTGCTGTCGATGTACATCGGCCCCGATGAGGTGCTGGCCATCGTCGACGTGAACTTCAAGGAGGGCACGGCCACGGGAGAAGCAGCCGATGCCGTCTCGGCCATCGAAGGGCAGGTGCGCGCGCGTTTTCCCATGATCCGCCGGCTTTTCATCGAAGCGAGCGAAGCGCCGGTAGAAAACGCCGCACGCGCCTGAGGCGCCGGGCCGCATCGTCGGCCTTGGCTGACCCGCGCTCACGTCTTTGCCTGAGCGCTCCGGCGCTGCGCCTGCGCCACTGTCGGGCCTTACTCAGGAGATAGCCGCATGAACACGCCTACACCGCCGCCGGCCTCGCGCCCGAAACGCTCGCCCGACGAACCCGAGATCACGCAGGAAGAATCCGTGCCCACCGACGGCAGCGACACCGAGGGTGAGGAAATGATGAAGAAGGTCGAGAACAAGAAGCTCGAAGACCCGGGTTCGGCCGAGCACAAGACGCCGGAAAAGTCTTGAGCGGCGGGAGCTTTGTCCTCTCGCGAAAAAGGCGCCGCCCTACAGGTGAGGCTCTGCCCCCTAGCTAAAAATCATTCCTGCGGGCATCGATTGCCCGGCCTGCGGAGTCGTTTTCCCGCAGGCAGATCGCAAACAGACAACAGCGTAAAGAAGGACCGTCTGTCCATACGATGGAGGAAAAAATGAAGATCGACGCCGCGATGGGGGCAACGCAGGAACGCCTGATCAAGATCGGCGTGCCCGGCCTCGACGATGTTCTCGGAGGCGGCCTCACGGCCAATCGCCTTTACCTGGTCGAAGGCACGCCGGGCGCGGGCAAGACCACCATTGCGCTCCAGTTCCTGATCGAAGGGGCCAAGCGCGGCGAATCGGTGTTGTATGTCACCCTATCGGAAACGGGGCACGAACTGAGGGGCGTTGCGGATTCGCATGGATGGGACTTGAGCGGCATCGAGGTGCGCGAAATGCTCCCTTCGGAAACCGCGCTGGAGCCCGACGAGCAGTACACGATGTTCCATCCCTCGGAGGTCGAGCTCAGCGAAACCACGTTGCGGATCCTGTCGGATGTCGATGTGATCAAGCCCTCGCGGGTCGTGTTCGATTCGCTCTCGGAGCTGCGCCTGCTGGCGGGCAGTTCGCTGCGCTACAGGCGGCAGATCCTGGCGCTCAAGCAGTTCTTCGCGGGCCGCCAGTGCACCGTGCTGCTGCTCGACGACATGACCGCCATGAAGCACGACCTGCAAGTGCAGAGCATTGCCCATGCCGTGCTGCGGCTGGAGCAGATCAGCTCCGACTACGGCGCGGCGCGGCGCCGCCTGGTCGTCAGCAAATACCGCGGCCAGCAGTTTCGCGGCGGCTATCACGACTACCGCATCGAGCGCGGCGGCCTGCGCGTGTTTCCGCGCCTGGTGGCGGCCGAGCATTCGGCCGCGCTCACGCAGGTGCGGATTCCAAGCGGCATCGAGTCGCTCGACGCCCTGCTGGGCGGCGGCATCGAAAGGGGAACGAGCACGCTGTTCGTCGGCGCGCCGGGCACCGGCAAGTCGACCGTGGCGGTGCAGTTCGCGCTTGCCGCCGCACAGCGCGGCGAGTGCGCGGCGCTCTTCGTCTTCGACGAGAGCATTCATACCTTGCGCACGCGCTGCGAAAGCATGGGGATGGACCTGGGGGCCCACATCGATGCCGGCCGCGTCCAGGTGCGGCAGGTCGACCCCGCCGAGCTGTCGCCCGGCGAGTTCGTGCACCTGATCCGGCTGGCGGTGGTGGAGTCCGGTGCGGCGGTGGTGGTGATCGACAGCCTGAACGGCTATCTCAACGCCATGCCCGACGAGCGGTTTCTGATTGCGCAGCTGCATGAACTGCTCTCCTACCTGGGGCAGGCGGGCGTGGCCACGCTGCTGGTGGGGGCGCAGCACGGCCTCATCGGCATGCAGATGCAGACACCCGTGGATGCGAGCTACCTGGCCGACGCAGTGGTGCTGCTTCGCTATTTCGAGCTCGACGGCGAAGTGCGGCAGGCGATCTCGGTGCTGAAGAAGCGCGGCGGGGCGCACGAGCGGACCATCCGCGATTTCTCGATGACTGCCACGGGCCTGAAGATCGGCGAGCCGCTGCGTAACTTCCGGGGCATCCTGTCGGGCATTCCGATTCCCATCGACGGCGTGCAGCCCCAATCGTGAGCGCAGCACCGGCACCCGTCGAGCAGCGCATCCTGTTGCGAACCGCGACCTCCAGGGACGCCTTCATGGCCAATGCCGTATTGGCTCGCGCCCAGATCGACACGTACTCCTGCGCGACGCTGGGCGAGCTCGTGCGGGAGTTGCAGGGCGGCGCGGGCGCGGTCATGCTGGCCGAAGAGGTGCTGGCCGATCCGGCCGCGGCCGCGCTGAACGAGGTGCTGGGTTCGCAGGCGCCATGGTCAGACGTGCCGGTGCTCATTCTTGCCCGCCAGGGCGCGGACTCGCGCGTCATTGCCGAAGCCATGGACAAGCTCGCGAACGTCACAGTCATCGAGCGCCCGATGCGGGTGGCGTCGCTCATCAGCACGGTGCGCACGGCGCTGCGCGCGCGCAACCGCCAGTACCAGCTGCGCGATCTGCTCGACGGGCTGCGCGAAGCCGACCAGCGCAAGACCGAGTTTCTTGCGACGCTGGCACACGAGCTGCGCAATCCGCTCGCGCCGATGAGCACCGCGCTCACCCTGCTGATGCGAAAGCCGCACGAGGCCGCGGAGGCCCTGCGCTACTACGAACTCATGGGCCGGCAGATCGACCACATGGTGCGTCTGGTGAACGACCTCATGGAGATCTCGCGCATCACGCGCGGCAAGATCGAACTGCGCATGGAGGCGGTGGCACTCGAATCCGTCATCAAGGACGCGATCGAACTGAGCCGCCCATTGCTCGAAGGATCGAAGCACGAACTGACCACCGAGCTGTGCGCCGAGCCACTGGTGGTGCGGGGCGACGGCGTTCGGCTGACGCAGGTCTTTTCGAACCTGCTCAACAACGCCGCCAAGTACACGGCGCCGGGCGGCAAGATCAGGATTGCGCTGCGCAAGGAAGGCCGCCAGGCCGTGGTCGAGGTGTGGGACAACGGCACCGGCATTGCACCCGAAATGCTGAAGTCGATCTTCGAGATGTTCGTTCAGGTCAGCGGCACCTCCAAGGCGGCGCAGGGCGGGTTGGGCATCGGGCTTACGTTGGTCAAGAGCTTGGTCGAACTACACGGCGGCAGCGTCGAAGCCGTCAGTGCGGGCCTCGGCCGGGGCGCGATGTTCTGCGTGCGCCTGCCGCTCACGCGCATCGGCTCGGGCGTGCCCAAGCTACCGGTGACCGCTGTTGGCGGCTGGCCGCCGTCGCTGCCCAACACGGTGCTGATCGTGGACGACAACCGCGATGCGGCCGACGCACTGAGCGACCTGCTGCAGTCGCTCGGCGCCTCGACGCACGTGGCTTACAGCGGCGACGCGGCGCTGCGCGCGGTGGCCGAAGGCGTGCTGCCCGGACTTGCGATCCTGGACATCGGCATGCCGGGCATGGACGGTTGCGAACTGGCCATCAAGCTGCGCGCCGACCCCGCCCTCGAGGGCCTGATCCTTGTCGCATTGACCGGCTGGGGCCAGCAGGGCGACAAGGACCGCATTGCCATGGCCGGGTTCGACCATCACCTGCTCAAGCCGCTCGACCTGGCGGCGCTGGTCTCCGTTCTGTAGCAACACCATGAACCACGACGCCACCACGCTTTCAGCGCCCGGCCCTTCCACCGCGAGGCCCTCGCTGTGGCGGCGCTGCCGCCGCTGGCTGCTGCCGCTGCTCGGGCTCGCGGTGCTGGGCCTGCTGCTTTCGCATGCGCACAAGGTCGATTGGGCGGGCGCATGGCATGCGTTGCAGCGCTATCCCGCCACGCTGCTGCTCGGCGTGCTGGGCATCGCAACCGCGAGCCATGCGCTGTACGGATGCTTCGACCTCATCGGCAGGCGGCACACGCGCCACGGCGTGCCGCGCTGGCGCACCTGGGCCATCGCGGTCACGAGCTACGCCTTCAATCTCAACCTGGGATCGCTGGTGGGCGGCATTGCGCTGCGCGCGCGGCTCTATGCGCGCGCCGGGGTGGACGAAACCACCGTGGCGCAGATCGTCGGCATCAGCCTGGCGACCAACTGGCTGGGCTACGGGCTGCTGGCGGGCGGCCTGTTCGCGGCGGGTGCCATCACGCCCCCGCGCCAGGCCAACATAGGGACGGACGCGCTGCGCGTGCTTGGCGTGGCGATGATCCTGCTGGCCGCAACCTATGTGGTGGCCTGTGCGTTCTCGCGCGGGAGGCAATGGCAGGTAAGGGGGCGGCGGCTGAAGCTTCCTTCAGCGCAGCTCGCGCTCGTGCAGCTCACGCTCTCCACCGCCAACTGGGCGCTGATGGGCTGCGCCATGTACCTGCTGCTGGGCCGGCAGGTGCCGTATGCAACCACGCTGAGCGTGCTCCTCGCTGCTTCCATCGTCGGGGTGATCACGCCCATTCCGGCCGGGCTGGGCGTGCTTGAGGCCGTGTACCTGGCGCTGCTTTCAGGCACCGTGCGTCAGGGCACGTTGATGGGCGCCGTGCTGGCGTATCGCGCGCTCTACTACCTGCTGCCGCTGGCCGGCGGCGTCGTGCTTTACCTTTTGCTCGAACGCTACGCGGCGAGCCATCCGCAGGAGGCGGGGAGCGAGACACCATGGCGCGCGCAAACCCGCTGAAGCGCTACAAGGAGAAGCGCAACTTCGGCGTCACGCCCGAGCCGGAGGAAGGCGGCGCATCGGCGCCCGGCACGCTGCAGTTCGTGGTGCAGAAACACTGGGCAAGCCGGCTGCACTACGACTTTCGCATCGAGCTCGATGGTGCGATGAAAAGCTGGGCGGTACCCAAGGGCCCGAGCTACGACACGCACGACAAGCGCATGGCCGTGCACGTCGAGGACCACCCCATCTCGTACAACCGGTTCGAAGGCGTGATACCGCCCAAGCAGTACGGCGCGGGCAAGGTGATCATCTGGGACAAAGGCACGTGGACGCCCATCGGCGATGCGCGCAAGGGCTACAAGGCCGGAAACCTCAAGTTCGAACTGCATGGCTACAAGCTGCGCGGCAAGTGGGCGCTGGTGCGCATGCACAGCAGCAAGGACGGCAAGCAGGATGCGTGGCTGCTGATCAAGGAGCACGACGACTACGCCCGTCCGGCCGCCGAGTTCAGCGTGGTCGACCAGTTTCCCGACAGCGTGGCGGAGATGCCGATGCCCACGCCAGCGGCAGCGGCTGCGGCGCACGCGGCAGAGGCGGAGCCTGCGCGCAAAAAACGCGGCAAGGCATCGGGTGGAGGCATGCCGGCCGATGCGGTGAAGGCCGCCGTGCCCGCCAAGCTTTCACCGCTGCTTGCCACGCTGGTCGACGGCCCGCCGGCCGACCCCGACAACTGGTTCTACGAAATCAAGTTCGACGGGTACCGCCTGCTCGCGCGGATTGATGAAAAAAAAGACGTGCAGCTCATCACGCGCAACGGGCACGACTGGAGTAGCCGCATGCCGCAGCTGGTGCGCGCCATCAAGGCCATGAAGCTCAAGCCCGGCTGGCTGGATGGCGAGATCGTAGTGCTCAACGAATCCGGAGGCACCGATTTCCAGGCGCTGCAGAACGCGTTCGACAAGGAGAAGACCAGCAACATCGTCTACTTTCTTTTCGACCTGCCGTACTACGACGGCTTCGA from Variovorax paradoxus includes these protein-coding regions:
- a CDS encoding response regulator transcription factor; protein product: MSSPISSVLTMNQVDARSEFAKGSVLAAEAVNDSSEPGPRPAAAWHRRALHPMMFARPEGARIAVVDPELRTREYARRAVRRFGHQPAAFASTAEMADAGTASPSRFDMVFLAVASDAESSVLQLQQVKALVGHQTPVLCLASRKQLSSLSDLHWNATNEVIVSPTSFIEFCCVARMFMRRFGVSVPDADPTWDCYRFSLTSDVVEVSGEREHLRAVEFDLALELFCHAGHTLTRDWLYSTVWDKGEDTQSRSLDVSISRLRRTLDLKANGWDLRAVQGLGYRLERLHEKKRATASPGARV
- a CDS encoding DUF3606 domain-containing protein yields the protein MPDDMEIRVPQNDEHIDITDLKEVDYWTKWFGVSETRLRLAVASAGTYKDDLRVYLGLP
- a CDS encoding ATPase domain-containing protein; its protein translation is MKIDAAMGATQERLIKIGVPGLDDVLGGGLTANRLYLVEGTPGAGKTTIALQFLIEGAKRGESVLYVTLSETGHELRGVADSHGWDLSGIEVREMLPSETALEPDEQYTMFHPSEVELSETTLRILSDVDVIKPSRVVFDSLSELRLLAGSSLRYRRQILALKQFFAGRQCTVLLLDDMTAMKHDLQVQSIAHAVLRLEQISSDYGAARRRLVVSKYRGQQFRGGYHDYRIERGGLRVFPRLVAAEHSAALTQVRIPSGIESLDALLGGGIERGTSTLFVGAPGTGKSTVAVQFALAAAQRGECAALFVFDESIHTLRTRCESMGMDLGAHIDAGRVQVRQVDPAELSPGEFVHLIRLAVVESGAAVVVIDSLNGYLNAMPDERFLIAQLHELLSYLGQAGVATLLVGAQHGLIGMQMQTPVDASYLADAVVLLRYFELDGEVRQAISVLKKRGGAHERTIRDFSMTATGLKIGEPLRNFRGILSGIPIPIDGVQPQS
- a CDS encoding lysylphosphatidylglycerol synthase domain-containing protein; this encodes MNHDATTLSAPGPSTARPSLWRRCRRWLLPLLGLAVLGLLLSHAHKVDWAGAWHALQRYPATLLLGVLGIATASHALYGCFDLIGRRHTRHGVPRWRTWAIAVTSYAFNLNLGSLVGGIALRARLYARAGVDETTVAQIVGISLATNWLGYGLLAGGLFAAGAITPPRQANIGTDALRVLGVAMILLAATYVVACAFSRGRQWQVRGRRLKLPSAQLALVQLTLSTANWALMGCAMYLLLGRQVPYATTLSVLLAASIVGVITPIPAGLGVLEAVYLALLSGTVRQGTLMGAVLAYRALYYLLPLAGGVVLYLLLERYAASHPQEAGSETPWRAQTR
- a CDS encoding hybrid sensor histidine kinase/response regulator, which produces MSAAPAPVEQRILLRTATSRDAFMANAVLARAQIDTYSCATLGELVRELQGGAGAVMLAEEVLADPAAAALNEVLGSQAPWSDVPVLILARQGADSRVIAEAMDKLANVTVIERPMRVASLISTVRTALRARNRQYQLRDLLDGLREADQRKTEFLATLAHELRNPLAPMSTALTLLMRKPHEAAEALRYYELMGRQIDHMVRLVNDLMEISRITRGKIELRMEAVALESVIKDAIELSRPLLEGSKHELTTELCAEPLVVRGDGVRLTQVFSNLLNNAAKYTAPGGKIRIALRKEGRQAVVEVWDNGTGIAPEMLKSIFEMFVQVSGTSKAAQGGLGIGLTLVKSLVELHGGSVEAVSAGLGRGAMFCVRLPLTRIGSGVPKLPVTAVGGWPPSLPNTVLIVDDNRDAADALSDLLQSLGASTHVAYSGDAALRAVAEGVLPGLAILDIGMPGMDGCELAIKLRADPALEGLILVALTGWGQQGDKDRIAMAGFDHHLLKPLDLAALVSVL
- a CDS encoding cation diffusion facilitator family transporter, which codes for MAESKVAIYGAIGANVAIAATKFVVAGITGSSAMLSEGIHSAVDTFNGVLLLVGIRLSQRPATPEHPFGHGKELYFWSLIVAVLIFGLGGGVSFYEGIQHIRNPEPMRDATWNYVVLALAFIFEGTSFLIALRQFRAQAQGVPFWRALGQSKDPTTYTVLAEDSAALIGLAVAALGIYLSHRFGLPELDGAASVVIGLLLAGVAVLLIGQARGLLIGEGIRPETARAIRSLAMEQPSVSDVGHVLSMYIGPDEVLAIVDVNFKEGTATGEAADAVSAIEGQVRARFPMIRRLFIEASEAPVENAARA